A single region of the Pseudomonas sp. GGS8 genome encodes:
- the rph gene encoding ribonuclease PH has product MKRPSGRAADQLRSIRITRNYTKHAEGSVLVEFGDTKVICTVSVENGVPRFLKGQGQGWLTAEYGMLPRATGERNQREASRGKQGGRTLEIQRLIGRSLRAALDMSKLGDVTLYVDCDVIQADGGTRTASITGAMVALVDALKVIKKRGGLKGGDPLKQMIAAVSVGMYQGEPVLDLDYLEDSAAETDLNVVMTSTGGFIEVQGTAEGAPFQPEELNAMLALAKKGMIEIFELQKAALAD; this is encoded by the coding sequence ATGAAACGTCCAAGTGGTCGCGCTGCCGATCAGCTCCGCTCGATCCGCATTACCCGCAACTACACCAAACACGCCGAGGGGTCTGTACTGGTCGAGTTCGGTGATACCAAGGTCATCTGCACCGTCAGCGTCGAGAATGGCGTGCCGCGTTTCCTCAAGGGGCAGGGCCAGGGCTGGTTGACCGCTGAATACGGCATGCTGCCGCGCGCCACCGGTGAACGTAACCAGCGTGAAGCGAGCCGCGGCAAGCAAGGCGGCCGCACTCTGGAGATCCAGCGTCTGATCGGTCGTTCCCTGCGCGCTGCGCTGGACATGTCCAAGCTGGGCGACGTCACCCTGTACGTCGACTGCGACGTGATCCAGGCTGACGGCGGCACCCGCACCGCGTCCATCACCGGCGCCATGGTTGCACTGGTCGACGCCTTGAAAGTGATCAAGAAGCGCGGCGGCCTCAAAGGTGGCGACCCGCTCAAGCAAATGATCGCCGCCGTGTCGGTGGGCATGTACCAGGGCGAGCCTGTGCTTGACCTCGACTACCTGGAAGATTCGGCTGCCGAGACTGACCTCAACGTGGTCATGACCAGCACCGGCGGCTTCATCGAAGTCCAGGGCACCGCCGAAGGCGCGCCGTTCCAGCCGGAAGAGCTGAACGCGATGCTGGCACTGGCGAAGAAAGGCATGATCGAGATTTTCGAATTGCAGAAGGCTGCACTGGCTGACTGA
- a CDS encoding DUF4870 domain-containing protein, translating into MSDEQQLLPAPSPEARQWAMFCHLSAFLGVWFPFGHLIGPLILWQWKRETDPFIDTQGKEALNFQITVALVSGICYVLMLVLIGFALLPLVLIGAMVLCIIAGLKANDGMPYRYPFTWRLVK; encoded by the coding sequence ATGAGTGATGAACAGCAGTTGCTTCCCGCTCCGAGCCCCGAGGCTCGCCAGTGGGCGATGTTTTGTCACCTCTCGGCGTTTCTCGGTGTCTGGTTTCCGTTCGGTCACCTGATCGGGCCGCTGATACTCTGGCAGTGGAAGCGTGAAACCGACCCGTTCATCGATACCCAAGGCAAAGAAGCGCTGAACTTTCAGATCACCGTGGCCCTGGTCTCGGGCATCTGTTACGTGCTGATGCTGGTGTTGATCGGTTTTGCGCTGTTGCCGCTGGTTCTGATCGGGGCGATGGTGCTGTGCATCATTGCCGGGCTCAAGGCCAATGACGGGATGCCTTACCGCTATCCCTTCACCTGGCGGTTGGTCAAATAA
- a CDS encoding exodeoxyribonuclease III — translation MRIISVNVNGIQAAVERGLLSWLQAQNADVICLQDTRASAFELDDPAFQLDGYFLYACEAEVPAQGGVALYSRLQPKAVISGLGFETADRYGRYLQADFDKVSIATLLLPSGQNGDEDLNQKFKLMDDFARYLDKQRRKRREYIYCGSLYVAQQKLDIKNWRDSQQSPGFLAPERAWMDEIVGNMGYVDALREVSREGDQYSWWPDNEQAEMLNLGWRFDYQLLTPGLRRFVRSARLPRQPRFSQHAPLIVDYDWTLTI, via the coding sequence ATGCGGATCATCAGTGTGAACGTCAATGGTATTCAGGCTGCAGTCGAGCGTGGTTTGCTCAGTTGGCTGCAAGCACAGAATGCCGACGTCATCTGCCTGCAGGACACCCGCGCCTCCGCCTTTGAACTGGACGATCCAGCCTTCCAACTGGATGGCTACTTCCTTTATGCCTGCGAAGCCGAAGTTCCCGCCCAAGGTGGCGTGGCTTTGTACTCGCGGTTGCAACCGAAGGCTGTCATCAGCGGTCTCGGCTTCGAGACGGCCGACCGCTACGGGCGTTACCTGCAAGCCGATTTCGACAAGGTCAGCATCGCGACCTTGCTGCTCCCTTCGGGGCAGAACGGCGATGAAGACTTGAACCAGAAGTTCAAGCTAATGGACGACTTCGCCCGTTATCTGGATAAACAGCGACGCAAACGTCGCGAGTACATTTATTGTGGCTCGCTGTACGTGGCGCAACAGAAGCTGGATATCAAGAACTGGCGCGACAGCCAGCAATCCCCGGGCTTCCTGGCACCTGAGCGTGCCTGGATGGACGAGATTGTCGGCAACATGGGTTATGTCGACGCCCTGCGGGAAGTCAGCCGCGAAGGCGACCAGTACAGCTGGTGGCCGGACAACGAACAGGCCGAGATGCTCAACCTGGGCTGGCGTTTCGACTACCAGTTGCTGACCCCTGGCCTGCGCCGCTTCGTACGCAGCGCACGCCTGCCACGTCAGCCACGGTTCTCGCAGCACGCACCGCTGATCGTGGACTACGACTGGACGCTGACGATCTAA
- the pyrE gene encoding orotate phosphoribosyltransferase, producing the protein MQAYQRDFIRFAIDRGVLRFGEFTLKSGRTSPYFFNAGLFNSGKALAQLGRFYAAAIVESGIPFDVLFGPAYKGIPLAAATAVALAEHHDRDLPWCFNRKEAKAHGEGGSLVGAPLTGDVLIIDDVITAGTAIREVMQIIASQDGAKAAGVLIALNRQERGNGELSAIQEVERDFGIPVISIVSLNQVLEFLADDPQLKQHLPAVEAYRAQFGV; encoded by the coding sequence ATGCAAGCGTATCAACGCGATTTCATTCGTTTTGCCATCGATCGCGGCGTTTTGCGCTTCGGTGAGTTCACCCTGAAGTCCGGGCGCACCAGCCCATACTTCTTCAATGCCGGCCTGTTCAACTCAGGGAAAGCCTTGGCGCAGCTGGGCCGTTTCTACGCGGCTGCCATCGTCGAAAGCGGTATTCCCTTCGACGTACTGTTCGGCCCGGCCTACAAAGGCATCCCGTTGGCGGCCGCCACCGCTGTGGCACTGGCTGAACATCACGATCGTGACCTGCCATGGTGCTTCAATCGCAAGGAAGCCAAGGCCCACGGCGAAGGTGGCAGCCTGGTCGGCGCGCCATTGACCGGCGACGTGCTGATCATCGACGACGTGATCACCGCGGGCACCGCCATCCGTGAAGTGATGCAGATCATCGCTTCCCAGGACGGCGCCAAGGCTGCCGGCGTGCTGATCGCCCTGAACCGTCAGGAACGTGGCAACGGTGAGTTGTCGGCCATCCAGGAAGTGGAGCGTGACTTCGGTATTCCGGTGATCAGCATCGTTTCGCTGAACCAGGTGCTGGAGTTCCTGGCTGACGATCCGCAGCTCAAGCAACATTTGCCTGCCGTAGAAGCCTATCGCGCCCAGTTCGGCGTGTAA
- a CDS encoding zinc ribbon-containing protein, which produces MQKDYVPYGSDVSPGTYACVDCGHEYSNQAKTSMPPCPQLRKTAHTRHGWRILTGQGDAVADPYPEKTNKPTGIKKAETLSSTSKE; this is translated from the coding sequence ATGCAAAAAGACTACGTCCCGTACGGCAGCGATGTTTCCCCTGGCACCTATGCCTGCGTCGATTGCGGCCATGAGTATTCGAACCAGGCGAAAACTTCGATGCCACCGTGCCCGCAACTCCGCAAAACTGCACACACTCGCCATGGCTGGAGAATTCTGACTGGCCAGGGCGATGCAGTGGCTGATCCGTACCCAGAGAAAACGAATAAACCCACTGGGATTAAAAAGGCCGAGACGCTCAGTAGCACCAGCAAAGAATAA
- the argB gene encoding acetylglutamate kinase: MTLEREAAANTAKVLSEALPYIRRYVGKTLVIKYGGNAMESEELKTGFARDIVLMKAVGINPVVVHGGGPQIGDLLKRLSIESHFVDGMRVTDAATMDVVEMVLGGQVNKDIVNLINRHGGSAIGLTGKDAELIRAKKLTVTRQTPEMTQPEIIDIGHVGEVVGINTDLLNLLVKGDFIPVIAPIGVGANGESYNINADLVAGKVAEALKAEKLMLLTNIAGLMDKSGKVLTGLSTQQVDDLIADGTIYGGMLPKIRCALEAVQGGVGSSLIIDGRVPNAILLEIFTDTGVGTLISNRKRP; encoded by the coding sequence ATGACCCTCGAACGCGAAGCCGCCGCCAACACCGCCAAGGTCCTGTCCGAAGCGCTGCCTTACATTCGCCGCTATGTCGGCAAGACGCTGGTGATCAAATACGGCGGCAACGCGATGGAAAGCGAGGAGCTGAAAACCGGCTTCGCCCGCGACATCGTGCTGATGAAAGCCGTCGGCATCAACCCGGTGGTGGTTCACGGCGGCGGCCCGCAAATCGGCGACCTGCTCAAGCGATTGTCGATCGAGAGCCACTTTGTCGATGGCATGCGCGTCACCGACGCTGCGACCATGGACGTGGTGGAAATGGTCCTCGGCGGCCAGGTCAACAAGGACATCGTCAACCTGATCAACCGTCACGGCGGCAGCGCCATCGGCCTGACCGGTAAAGACGCCGAGCTGATTCGCGCGAAGAAGCTCACCGTCACCCGCCAGACCCCGGAGATGACCCAGCCGGAAATCATCGACATCGGCCACGTCGGCGAAGTGGTCGGCATCAACACCGACCTGCTGAACCTGCTGGTCAAAGGCGATTTCATTCCGGTGATCGCGCCGATCGGCGTCGGTGCCAACGGCGAGTCGTACAACATCAACGCCGATCTGGTGGCCGGTAAAGTGGCCGAGGCACTGAAAGCTGAAAAGCTGATGCTGCTGACCAATATCGCAGGCCTGATGGACAAAAGCGGCAAGGTCCTGACCGGCCTGAGCACCCAGCAAGTCGACGATCTGATCGCCGATGGCACCATCTACGGCGGCATGCTGCCGAAAATCCGTTGCGCGCTGGAAGCGGTACAAGGCGGAGTGGGCAGCTCGTTGATCATCGATGGTCGAGTACCAAATGCAATTCTGCTGGAAATCTTCACCGACACCGGTGTGGGTACGCTGATCAGCAATCGCAAGCGTCCCTGA
- the dut gene encoding dUTP diphosphatase: MHALQAKILDPRIGTEFPLPQYATPGSAGLDLRAMLEKDTVIKPGETLLIPTGLSVYIGDPGLAALILPRSGLGHKHGIVLGNLVGLIDSDYQGPLMVSCWNRGQTDFNMVVGERLAQLVLVPVVQAHFEMVEEFVETQRGTGGFGHSGSH; this comes from the coding sequence ATGCACGCTTTGCAAGCCAAGATCCTCGACCCACGCATCGGCACCGAATTTCCGCTGCCGCAGTACGCCACGCCCGGCTCCGCCGGCCTCGACCTGCGCGCCATGCTGGAAAAAGACACCGTCATCAAGCCGGGCGAAACCCTGCTGATCCCTACCGGCCTGTCGGTGTATATCGGTGATCCGGGCCTGGCAGCCTTGATTCTGCCGCGCTCGGGCCTGGGCCATAAGCACGGCATCGTGCTGGGCAATCTGGTCGGCCTGATCGACTCCGACTACCAGGGCCCGCTGATGGTCTCGTGCTGGAACCGTGGCCAGACCGATTTCAACATGGTCGTTGGCGAACGCCTGGCCCAACTGGTGCTGGTGCCGGTGGTTCAAGCGCACTTCGAAATGGTCGAAGAATTCGTCGAAACCCAGCGCGGCACCGGCGGGTTCGGACATTCCGGCAGTCACTGA
- the coaBC gene encoding bifunctional phosphopantothenoylcysteine decarboxylase/phosphopantothenate--cysteine ligase CoaBC yields the protein MQRLYRKRIVLGVGGGIAAYKSAELVRRLIDQGAEVRVVMTRGGSEFITPLTMQALSGHPVHLDLLDPAAEAAMGHIELAKWADLVLIAPATADLIARLAQGIADDLLTTLVLATDAVVAVAPAMNQAMWRDPATQANLQTLENRDLKVFGPASGSQACGDVGMGRMLEATDLAQCAADCFQRQALTGKHVLITAGPTQENIDPVRYITNHSSGKMGFALAEAAVEAGARVTLITGPVHLPTPDRVTRIDVVSARDMLAACEAAIPCDLFIASAAVADYRPEVVAPQKLKKDPTSGDGLLLQMVRNPDILATIATRPDRPFSVGFAAETEHLLDYAARKLKDKNLDLIVANDVANPSIGFNSEENACSVIDRELHATVFAQTSKGKIARQLITFIAERLNQV from the coding sequence ATGCAGCGGCTGTATCGGAAACGCATCGTTCTGGGCGTCGGCGGCGGCATTGCTGCCTACAAGAGCGCCGAGCTGGTTCGCCGCCTGATCGACCAGGGCGCCGAAGTGCGCGTGGTCATGACCCGTGGTGGCAGCGAATTCATTACCCCGCTGACCATGCAAGCCCTGTCCGGGCACCCGGTCCATCTGGACCTGCTGGACCCGGCGGCCGAAGCCGCCATGGGCCACATCGAACTGGCCAAATGGGCCGACCTGGTGCTGATTGCCCCCGCCACTGCGGACCTGATTGCCCGTCTGGCCCAAGGCATTGCCGACGACCTGCTGACCACGCTGGTACTGGCCACCGACGCGGTGGTCGCCGTGGCTCCAGCAATGAATCAGGCCATGTGGCGCGACCCGGCGACCCAGGCCAACCTGCAGACCCTCGAAAACCGCGACCTCAAAGTCTTCGGCCCAGCCTCCGGCAGCCAGGCCTGCGGCGACGTCGGCATGGGCCGCATGCTCGAAGCCACGGACCTCGCCCAGTGCGCCGCAGACTGCTTCCAGCGCCAGGCGCTGACCGGCAAACACGTGCTGATCACTGCGGGCCCGACCCAGGAAAACATCGACCCGGTGCGCTACATCACCAACCACAGCTCTGGGAAGATGGGCTTTGCCCTGGCCGAAGCCGCGGTAGAAGCCGGCGCCCGCGTCACCCTGATCACCGGCCCGGTGCACCTGCCCACTCCGGATCGCGTCACCCGCATTGACGTGGTCAGCGCCCGTGACATGCTCGCTGCCTGTGAAGCCGCGATTCCTTGCGACTTGTTTATCGCCTCGGCAGCGGTCGCGGACTACCGCCCGGAAGTCGTGGCCCCACAGAAACTCAAGAAAGACCCTACGAGCGGCGACGGCTTGCTGCTACAAATGGTGCGCAACCCAGACATCCTGGCCACCATCGCCACCCGTCCCGACCGCCCGTTTAGTGTCGGCTTTGCCGCCGAAACCGAACACCTGCTCGACTACGCTGCCCGCAAGTTGAAAGACAAGAACCTCGACCTGATCGTCGCCAACGACGTCGCCAACCCGAGTATTGGCTTCAACAGCGAAGAAAACGCCTGCAGCGTGATCGATCGGGAGCTGCACGCCACTGTTTTTGCCCAGACCAGCAAAGGCAAGATTGCCCGCCAGCTGATCACTTTTATCGCCGAACGTCTGAACCAGGTTTAA
- the radC gene encoding DNA repair protein RadC: MSIRDWPAAERPRERLLELGSASLSDAELLAIFLRTGVSGKSAVDLARHLLSQFGSLRSLLEADQAAFSRQLGLGPAKFAQLQAAQEMGRRHLAERARQKPALEDPQTVRDYLKSMLRHEPHEVFGCLFLDSRHQVLTFEALFRGSIDSTSVHPRQVVKRALAHNAAAVILCHNHPSGNTNPSQADRVLTKRLQAALDLIDVRVLDHFIIGDGDPLSMAEYGWM, encoded by the coding sequence ATGAGTATTCGCGATTGGCCGGCGGCGGAGCGGCCGCGGGAGAGGTTACTGGAGTTGGGCTCGGCGAGCCTTTCGGACGCCGAACTGCTGGCGATTTTTTTACGAACCGGCGTATCGGGCAAAAGCGCGGTGGACCTGGCGCGACACCTGTTGAGTCAGTTTGGCAGTCTGCGCTCACTGCTCGAGGCCGATCAGGCGGCGTTCAGCAGGCAGTTGGGGCTCGGTCCAGCGAAATTCGCTCAATTGCAAGCGGCGCAGGAAATGGGCAGGCGGCATTTGGCCGAACGTGCTCGGCAAAAACCGGCGCTGGAAGATCCACAAACGGTTCGTGATTATCTGAAGTCGATGCTCCGACACGAGCCGCACGAGGTGTTCGGCTGTCTGTTTTTGGATTCCAGGCATCAAGTACTGACCTTTGAGGCATTGTTCCGCGGCTCTATCGACAGCACGAGTGTCCATCCAAGGCAGGTGGTCAAGCGTGCCTTGGCCCACAATGCTGCCGCAGTGATCCTCTGCCACAACCATCCGTCGGGCAACACCAACCCCAGTCAAGCCGATCGAGTGCTGACCAAGCGCCTCCAGGCTGCGCTGGACCTGATCGATGTGCGGGTACTCGACCATTTCATCATCGGTGACGGCGATCCGTTATCCATGGCCGAATACGGGTGGATGTGA
- a CDS encoding ABC transporter substrate-binding protein: MRLAALSLLLAPLLLSPLAHAAALSVCTEASPEGFDVVQYNSLTTTNASADVLMNRLVDFDTASGKVVASLADSWEVTPDGLTYIFKLHPQVKFHHTEYFSPTRDLSAEDVKFSFDRMLDPANPWHKVAQSGFPHAQSMQLPTLIKKIDALDPLTIRFTLDHPDSTFLPTLSMGFASIYSAEYADQLMKAGTPEKLNSQPIGSGPFIFTRFQKDASIRYQANRDYFQGKPSVDPLIFAITPDANVRLQKLRRNECQIALSPKPLDVQAAKQEPTLKVEKTDAFMTAFVGINSQHPPLDKPEVRQAINLAFDKANYVKAVFEDTAEPASGPYPPNTWSYAKNLPGYPHDVEKARALMAKAGLKNGFQTTIWTRPSGSLLNPNPSLGAQLLQSDLAEIGIQAEIRVIEWGELIRRAKAGEHDLLFMGWAGDNGDPDNFLTPQFSCAAVKSGTNFARYCNQDLDKLISAGKTTGEQGVRTKLYEQAQTQIQQQALWLPLAHPTAFALTRKDVQGYQVSPFGRQDYSKVSFK; this comes from the coding sequence ATGCGCCTCGCTGCCCTATCGTTGCTGCTTGCCCCGCTTCTACTGAGCCCCCTGGCCCATGCAGCCGCCCTTAGCGTCTGCACCGAGGCCAGCCCGGAGGGGTTCGATGTGGTGCAATACAACTCGTTGACCACCACCAACGCCTCGGCCGACGTGCTGATGAACCGCCTGGTGGACTTCGACACGGCCAGCGGCAAAGTGGTCGCCAGCCTTGCGGACAGCTGGGAAGTCACGCCCGACGGCCTGACCTACATCTTCAAGTTGCACCCACAGGTGAAATTTCACCACACCGAGTATTTCAGCCCGACCCGTGACCTGTCTGCCGAAGACGTGAAGTTCAGCTTCGACCGCATGCTCGACCCGGCAAACCCATGGCACAAAGTTGCCCAGAGCGGCTTCCCACACGCGCAGTCGATGCAGTTACCGACGCTGATCAAGAAGATCGACGCACTGGACCCGCTCACTATCCGTTTCACCCTCGATCACCCGGACTCGACGTTCCTGCCGACTCTGAGCATGGGCTTCGCCTCGATCTATTCGGCCGAATACGCCGACCAACTGATGAAGGCCGGCACTCCGGAGAAACTCAACAGTCAGCCGATCGGCAGCGGCCCGTTCATCTTCACGCGTTTCCAGAAAGATGCCTCGATTCGCTATCAGGCCAACCGCGACTACTTCCAGGGCAAGCCATCGGTGGACCCGTTGATCTTCGCGATCACCCCGGACGCCAACGTGCGCTTGCAGAAGTTGCGCCGCAACGAGTGCCAGATCGCCCTGTCGCCTAAACCGCTGGACGTACAGGCTGCGAAGCAGGAACCGACTCTGAAGGTGGAAAAGACTGACGCGTTCATGACCGCGTTCGTCGGCATCAACAGTCAGCATCCACCGCTGGACAAGCCGGAAGTGCGCCAGGCAATCAACCTCGCGTTCGACAAGGCCAACTACGTCAAAGCTGTGTTCGAAGACACCGCCGAACCTGCCAGCGGTCCCTACCCGCCCAATACCTGGAGCTACGCCAAGAATTTGCCGGGCTACCCTCATGATGTCGAGAAAGCACGGGCATTGATGGCCAAGGCTGGGCTCAAGAACGGTTTCCAGACCACCATCTGGACTCGCCCTTCCGGCAGCCTGCTGAACCCCAATCCGAGCCTCGGCGCGCAATTGCTTCAATCCGACCTGGCGGAAATCGGCATTCAGGCCGAGATCCGCGTGATCGAATGGGGCGAACTGATTCGCCGCGCCAAGGCCGGCGAGCACGACCTGCTGTTCATGGGCTGGGCCGGCGACAACGGTGACCCGGACAACTTCCTCACACCGCAGTTTTCCTGCGCGGCGGTCAAATCCGGCACCAACTTCGCCCGTTACTGCAACCAGGACCTGGACAAGCTGATCAGTGCCGGCAAGACCACCGGCGAGCAAGGTGTACGCACCAAGCTCTACGAACAGGCCCAGACACAGATCCAGCAACAGGCGTTATGGCTGCCGCTGGCTCACCCGACGGCCTTTGCCCTGACACGCAAGGACGTGCAGGGTTATCAGGTGAGTCCGTTTGGCCGGCAGGATTACTCGAAGGTCAGTTTCAAGTAA
- the rpmB gene encoding 50S ribosomal protein L28: MSRVCQVTGKGPVTGNNISHANNKTRRRFLPNLQHHRFWVEEEKRFVRLRVSAKGMRIIDKRGITVVLAEIRKAGKI; encoded by the coding sequence ATGTCGAGAGTCTGTCAAGTTACCGGTAAGGGTCCGGTGACTGGGAATAACATTTCCCACGCAAACAACAAAACCCGTCGTCGTTTCCTGCCGAACCTGCAGCATCATCGCTTCTGGGTTGAAGAAGAGAAACGTTTCGTGCGTCTGCGCGTATCTGCCAAAGGCATGCGTATCATCGACAAGCGTGGCATCACTGTCGTGCTGGCCGAAATCCGCAAAGCCGGCAAGATCTAA
- the rpmG gene encoding 50S ribosomal protein L33: protein MRELIRLISSAGTGHFYTTDKNKRTTPDKIEIKKFDPVVRKHVIYKEGKIK from the coding sequence ATGCGTGAATTGATTCGTTTGATTTCGAGCGCCGGTACTGGTCACTTCTACACTACCGACAAGAACAAGCGCACTACTCCGGACAAAATCGAGATCAAGAAATTTGATCCGGTTGTTCGTAAGCACGTGATCTACAAAGAAGGCAAAATCAAGTAA
- a CDS encoding cupin domain-containing protein, producing MNIQDIVDFSQANTQPDRYRPDPAKVLKGDPEQAVYNHYNSPCGQMSAGVWEGQVGQWRVNYTEHEYCEIVQGVSVLRDDNGAAKTLRVGDRFVIPAGFKGTWEVLEPCRKIYVVFEQKA from the coding sequence ATGAACATTCAGGATATCGTCGATTTCAGCCAGGCCAACACGCAGCCCGATCGCTATCGACCAGACCCGGCGAAAGTCCTCAAGGGTGACCCCGAGCAAGCGGTGTACAACCACTACAACAGCCCGTGCGGCCAGATGAGTGCAGGCGTTTGGGAAGGCCAAGTCGGCCAGTGGCGGGTGAACTACACCGAACACGAATACTGCGAAATCGTTCAGGGAGTGTCAGTGCTGCGCGATGACAACGGCGCCGCCAAGACCCTGCGTGTGGGCGATCGCTTCGTGATTCCGGCCGGCTTCAAAGGCACCTGGGAAGTGCTGGAGCCGTGCCGCAAGATTTATGTGGTGTTTGAACAGAAGGCCTGA